The window AGAAGCTCTACGTGCACCTGAGCGAGATCAAAAGTTTTACGTGCAGGATATTTTCGCCAGGCGATTTTTTGAAAAAGGCTCAGTCCATAATCGATATACTGCATGTTTGTTGTTTGATTGGTTTTATTGTACGCGAAAATTTTGCTATCACGAAAATCCACGTTGCTCTTGTCCCATCGATTTTTGTTACGCAGCACCGTCATCATTCCCCATTTTTTGCTTTCGATAAATGCCCTCCGAATTTTTTCGTAATCGCACTCTAAGTAAGAATCTCCATACAACACAAAGAAAGGATCCGAGAGCAAACGAAGGGC is drawn from bacterium and contains these coding sequences:
- a CDS encoding nucleotidyl transferase; this encodes ALRLLSDPFFVLYGDSYLECDYEKIRRAFIESKKWGMMTVLRNKNRWDKSNVDFRDSKIFAYNKTNQTTNMQYIDYGLSLFQKIAWRKYPARKTFDLAQVHVELLQRDQLAAYEVFQRFYEIGSSKGLQETRAHLASKSRRAHLNP